DNA sequence from the Bordetella genomosp. 9 genome:
GGCCGCAAGGCCGCCGTGCTGGTGGCCGACCTGGGCCAGCGCGACGGCCAGCGCCGCGTCGAAGCGCTGCTGCGCGATGACGCCAGCATCGACGTCCTGGTGAACAACGCCGGCTTCGGCCTGGTCGCGCCTTTCCTGCAGGCCGACCTCGATCGCATGGAAGCGATGATCGACCTGAACGTCACGGCGCTGACGCGCCTGGCTCACGCCGCCGCCGCGGCTTTCCTGGCGCGCGGCAAGGGCGACGTCATCAATATTTCTTCCATCGCGGCCATCAATACCGATGTGTTGAACGGCGTCTACAGCGGCACCAAGGCCTATGTCCTGGCGCTGTCGCAGGCGATGCAATATGAACTCCGCGACAAGGGCGTGCGGGTGCAGGCGGTGCTGCCTGGCCCCACGGCCACCGAGTTCTGGGGCGTCGCCGGCATGGACCACGCCAAGCTGCCCGAGGGTTGGGTGATGAGCGCCGAGGACATGGTGGACGCGTCGCTGGCCGGCCTGGACCAGGGCGAAGCCGTGACCATCCCGTCGCTGCAGGACGGCGAGGACTGGCTGCGCTACGACGCCCAGCGCCAGGAACTGGCGCAGCGGCTGGCGGTGGGCAAGCCGGGCCCGCGCTACGGCGTGGGACGCTGAGTCCGCGGGGAGTCTTGCAGGGTTTGGCAGGAATTGAAGGTTTGTTGTCCCACGCACGCGCCGCCGCCTCGATAGCCTAGTTCGTCACGGGCGCCACGTCGGCGCCCGGGTGCATGGAACAAGACGACGATGTTCACGACGGCTGCCGCGGGCGGACGCAACGCCCGCGTCCTGGCGCTCTGCCAGGGCCTGTATACCTGCGCGATATCCATAGACCTGACGCTGACCGGCCTGACCGGCTACCAACTGGCGCCGGACAAGTCGCTGGCGACGCTGCCATTCGCCCTGATCACGGTGGCCGGCGCGGTGACCACCTGGTTCGCGTCCTTCCTGCTGCAACGCTGGGGACGGCGCGCGGGCTTCGTGCTGGGGGCCATGACCTGCGGCGCGGGCGGCCTGGTGTCGGTGTGGGCCGTCTTCCACGCCAATTTCTGGCTGTTCTGCGCCGGCACCGCCGCGGTCGGCGTCTTCCAGGCGTTCGCCCAGTACTACCGCCTGGCGGCCGCCGACGCCGTGCCGAATGCCGACAAGAGCCGCGCCATTTCGCTGGTGCTGGCGGGCGGCGTGGTGGCGGCGATACTGGGGCCGGCGCTGGCGAACTGGGCCAAGGATCTATTCCCGGCCGTCCTGTTCGCGGGGGCCTATCTGATGGTGGCCCTGCTGGGCTTTATCTCGGCGGCGATCCTGTGGACAGGTTACCGCGACGGTCCGGACCCCCATGCCGCCTCTGCTCCCGCGTCCGCTACGGCGGGCGGGCTCGCGTCCCCGGGAACCGCCAGCCCGGCGCAGCGGCCCTTGGCGCGGATCGCGCGCCAGCCGGTGTTCGTGGCCGCCATCGCCAACAATGTCGTCGGCTCGGTATCGATGATGGCGGTGATGACGGCCGCGCCGCTGGCCGCCGTGGCGTGCTCCCATACGATGGACCAGGGCGCCGGCATCATCCAATGGCACCTGGTGGGGATGTACGCGCCCTCGTTCTTCGCGGGCGCGCTGATCGCCCGCTTCGGGCTGCCGGCGGTACTCTACGCGGGCATGGCGCTGAACGTGATCAGCGCGCTGGCGGCCATGGCGTCGACCAGCCTGGACGCGTTCTACGTCTCGCTGTTCGCGCTGGGCGTGGGCTGGAATTTCATGTTCGTGGGCGGCACCACCTTGCTGGCGCGCAGCTACCGTCCGGCCGAACGCGCGGCGACGCAGGGCTGCGCCGAGCTGCTGCGCTACGTCGCGACCGCGCTCGCCACGCTGGCGGCGGGCCCGGTGCTGGAACGCTTCGGCTGGTTCACGCTGAACGCGGCTATGCTGCCGGTGGTAGCGCTGGCGGCCGCCATGACCCTATGGTGGCACCTGAAAACACCGAGGATGGAATGACGCGCGCAAGCCTGGACGTACCCGAGGACGCATTACCCGCGCAGCGGAGACTCGTCGTGATGCTGAGCTATCGCGGCGCCAACCTGCTGGACATCAGCGGGCCCGTGCAGGCCTTCGAAACGGCGAACCGGCAGGCCGTGGCGTCGGGCGAACAGCGGTCGCCGCCGTACGAGATCGTCGTCGCCTCGGAAAACGGCGGTCCCGTGCTGACCGGCGCGGGGGTGGCGGTCGCCACCGAAGCGCTGGATGCGCTGGCGGGCCGGGCCATCGATACCCTGATCGCGCCGGGCGGCAGTCCCGATGGCCAGGCGGTCGCCGAGCCGGCGCTGGCGCGCTGGATCGCGCGGCAGGCCAGCCAGGCGCGGCGGTTGTGCTCCGTGTGCACGGGTACCTTCCTGCTGGCGGAAGCCGGTCTGCTGCAGGGGCTGCGCGTGACGACGCACTGGCGCTGGGCCGGCCGCCTGCAGGCCATGTATCCCGGTTTGCGCGTCGATGCGGATCCCATCTTCATCCAGCAGGACAACATCTGGACCTCGGCCGGCGTCACCGCGGGCATCGACCTGGCGCTGGCCTTGGTCGAGGCCGACCTGGGCCATCGCATCGCGCTGGGGACGGCGCGCGACCTGGTCATGTTCATCAAGCGGCCGGGCGGGCAGTCGCAATTCAGCGTGCCTTTGCTCGCGCAGCACGAATCCGGGCAGCCGCAGTTCGCCGAACTGCATGCCTGGATGGCCGCGCACCTGCACGAAGACCTGCGCGTGGAGCGGCTGGCCGAACAGGCCGGCATGGCGCCGCGCACCTTCGCCCGCGCCTACGTGGCGGCGGTCGGCCGGACGCCGGCGAAGACGGTGGAAGGTATGCGTTTCGAAGCGGCCTGCCGGGCCTTGGAAGCCAGCGTCGCGCCGCTCAAGCGCATCGCCGTCGATACGGGGCACGGCAGCGAGCAGAACCTGCGCCGCCTGTTCCTGCGCCGGCTGCGCGTCACGCCGCAGCAGTATCGGGCGCGCTTCGCGCCGAATCATCCGCTGCACGCATGAGCGCCGCGCGGCGCATAACGGTATGCCTTTCAGCTATGTAGCCGCGTGATAAATTTCACGGCCGTCCGCGCGCCACCACGTTCCAGTCCATAGGCGCCGGCTTGGAGACAACGCGTGTTCAGCTGGTTCAAGCAAGGCCTGGGCGCATACGCGCCGGCCCCCGTCGGCGCCAGCCGGCGCGACAAAATCCTGGGCGCCTTGGGCGCGCTGCTCGGCCTGTCATGCACGGAATGGATCGCCCGCCATGCGCTGGGCGAGGCTAGTCCGTGGTTCATCGCGCCGATGGGCGCGTCGGCCGTGCTGGCGTTCGCCGCGCCGGCCAGCCCGCTGGCGCAGCCCTGGTCGTTGATGGTGGGCAACGTCAGCGCCGCGCTGGTCGGCGTGTTCTTCTCGCACCTGATTCCGGCGCCGGGCCTGGCGGCGGCCTGTAGCGTCGCCGCGGCCATCGCCGTCATGTTTGCCCTGCGCTGCCTGCATCCGCCCAGCGGCGCGGTCGCGCTGACCGCGGTGCTGGGCGGCCCTTCCATCGCGCAGCTGGGCTATGGCTATGCCCTGTACCCGGTGGCGGTGAACTCCGCGGTACTGCTGTGCATCGCGGTGGTCTTCAATGGCGTGCTCAAGCGCAATTATCCGCACCGCCACGTCCAGGCGGCGCCGGCCGCGCTGAACCGCGCGGCCACGCCGCTGGGCTTCACCGGCGCCGATCTGGACGAAGCCCTGCGTTCGCATGACCAGTTGCTGGACATCAGCCGGGAAGACCTGGCGGATATCGTGCTGGAGGCGGAACGCCGTGCCAGCCTGCGGCGCTTCGGCGGCCTGGCCTGCGGGCAGGTCATGCTGCGGGACGCGGTCGTGGTGCGCGATGACGAGCCGCTGGACGCCGCCCTGCGCCTGCTCGATCGCCATCGGCTGGCAGCCCTGCCCGTCGTGGATGGCCAGGGCCATCTGCTCGGCCTGCTGGCGCACGGCGACGCGTCCGCCCGCACGGTGCGGCTGGCGTCGGCGCCCGGAGCGCCTTCACGCGCCTCGCTGGCGCGCGATTGCATGCGCTCCGAAGTGGCCTATGCCACGCCCGCCATGCCGGCCATCGAGCTGGCCCGGCCGATGGCGTCCGGCATCGCCTGCGTGCCGGTCGTGGACGATGCCCGTCGGCTGGTCGGCGTCATCCATGCGTCGCAACTGATCGACGCCCTGTATCAGCTGGCGCTGGCTTCCGGCGATTCCGCGGCGGGCAATCCCGCGGCGAGACGCGCCCTGGACGTGGCCGCCTGAGCACGCCAACTGAGCACGCCAATCGACCACGCCGACTGACCACGCCGCGCCGATGCGCGGCAGCCGGCGTCGTGGCCTATTGCAGCACTTCGCCGTGCACGCCGGCGGCCAGCGTTTCGCTTTCCCAGCGCTTGCGCGGCACCACTTCGGCCACTGGCCCGCCCGGTGAACGGAACTTGACCGGCAGATGGCCGGGCTCGGTCAGGATCTCCCCGCCGTTTTTCTTTATCGCCGCGATGAAGGCGTCCAGATCGTCGACCTCCATGCCGATGTGGTGGATGCACGGCGACGGGCCGGCGAATTCCGCTTCGTCAGCATCCGCCGATTCGTACTGGATCAGCGTCAGGTCCATGTAGCCGTCGGTCATGTGGCGGGAGATGTGGTCGCCGCGCTTGCCTTTGCGCCGTACCGTGTTCACGTGGGTATAGCCGAAGACGTTCTCGTAGAACGCGCTTTCCCTGTCCAGGTCTTCGACCCGGAAGGCGATGTGCTTGATGGGATTGGGCATGTCAGTCCTCCTGGTGGCGCCTGCCGTCCGGCATGGCGTGCGGCGAGTGTAGGCCTCGGGCCCCGCACGAGTCAAACGAATCATTCGAATGATTCGAATTGATACAATGGCGGCCAGCCTTCCGCCGGATCCCAGCCATGCCCGCCAGCGCGCCTTCTTACGACCAGCCTCTCTATGAAATCGTCCGTGCCGGAATCGTCGAGCGCCTGCGCACCGGTGTGTGGACCGCCGGCGACCGCCTGCCGCCGGAGCCCGAGCTGGCCAGATTGTTCGGCGTCGGCATCGGCACGGTACGCAGGGCGGTCGAAGCGCTGGTGGCCGAGCGGCTGCTGACGCGCCGTGCCGGGCGCGGCACGGAAGTCGCGCGCTTTACCGACGACCACGCCTTCGACCTGTATTTCAACTACGTCGATCCGACGGGCGCGGCCATCAAGGTGACGGCCGAGTTGCTGTCCTTCGCCAGGGAGCGCGCCACCGCGCGTTTCGCCGCGCTGTTCGGCATCGAACGCAACGGCTCGCTCGCCCATGTGGAGAACCTGCGCCGGATGGACGGCGTACCGGTAATGCTGGACCGCCTGTGGATGCCCTTGAACGTGTTCCCGAATTTGTCCGGGGACGATTTCGCGGCGCGGCGCGGTTCGATCTACGGGTACTACCAGGAACGCTACGGCGTGTCGGTCGTGCGCGTGCAGGAGGACGTCACCGCGGCGGATGCCGACGCCGGCGTGGCCGCGGCCTTCGGGCTCAAGCCCGGGACCTCGGTGCTCCAGGTCGAGCGTACGGCATACACCTTCCAGGACAAGCCGGTCGAATTCCGGCGGCGCTACGTGGACACGCGGCATTGCGCGTATCGCAACGTGCGCGGCTTGCAGGATTGATCCGCCCGACTCCCGTGGGCGGGCGGGTTCAGGGCCGATCGCGCCGCTGCGCGCGCCAGGCCTGGTAGCGCGCCTGGTTCTCGGCATTGGGCGGATACAGGCCCGGCAACTGCGCGCCGCCTTCCACCTGTTCCATGATCCAGGCTTCCTGCTGTTCCTGTTCGACGGCGGCCTGCACGACTTCTTCCAGCAGGGCGGCGGGTATCAGCACCGCGCCGTCGGCATCGAGCACGATGACGTCATTGGGAAACACCGCCACGCCACCGCAGCTGATGGGTTCCTGCCAGCCGACGAAGGTCAGGCCGGCGACCGAAGGCGGTGCCGCCGCGCCGCGGCACCAGACCGGCAGCTGCGTGCCCAGCACGCCGGCCAGGTCCCGCACCACGCCGTCGGTGACCAGCGCCGCCACGCCGCGCTTGCGCATGCGCGCGCACAGGATGTCGCCGAAGATGCCGGCGTCCGTCACACCGAGCGCGTCGACGACGGCGATGCCGCCATCGGGCATCGCCTCGATGGCGGCCCGCGTGGAAATCGGCGACGCCCATGATGCCGGCGTCGCCAGGTCTTCCCGTGCCGGGACGAAACGCAGGGTGAAGGCCCGCCCCACGATGCGGGGGCTGTCCGACCGCAATGGCGCCGCGCCGCGGATCCACACATTGCGCAGGCCTTTCTTCAGCAAAACGGTGGTCAGCGTCGCCGTGGTGATGTGCGTCAGGGCCTGGACGATACTGCCATCCAGCGGTGCGGCTTGCGTGGTCATGTGGGTCTTCTCCTGGTCAACCCTTCAGGCAGGTGCTCATGAAGGTCTTGCGCTGGTCGCCCTTCAGCGCCTGCTTGCTGGCCTGGGCATTGCAGTCCTTCATCTTCTGTTGCTGCGGCGTCAGGGTGGCGGCGGGCTGTTCGCCTTTCAGGCAGGCGCTCATGGCGGATTTGTAGGTGTCGCCGGTCTTCCCCTTGTTGGCGGCGCTGCATTTCGCCATCCGCTCCTGTTGCGGCGTGGGAGTCTTGGCGGGCGCGGTGGTCTGCGCGATGGATACCGAAGCGGCCAGGCTTGCCGCCATGGCGGCCATGATCAACGTGCGATGTCGAAAAAGCATGATGTCCTCTCGATAAGAGGGCCGGCCGCGTGCCGTCCTGCATGCTCGCGCGTACGCCTGCCGCCCCTGCACACGCCGGCGCGCTCCGCCGGTGCGGCGATCATGTTCCAAAGCGGGGCCGCTCGCAAGGGGGCAAACGCGGGATGTCCCTAGGTTGCCGCTGGCAGCGGCGCGCCGCTAGCATTGAAAATTCCAGAATCGTGAAAATTTCATTTCCATGGCCCTGTCGACCGCCGCACGCAAGCCTACGCCGGCGCCGGACGCGCGAGCCGCGATCCGGCCGCGCGCCGTGCGCCAGGGGCATTCGCTGGTCGATCTCTGGCTGGGCGAACAACTTCGCCAGCTGCGCAAGGACCAGGGCCGCTCGCTGGCCGACGTCGCGGCGGCCTGCGGCATGTCGCTGGGCCTGCTTAGCCAGATCGAGCGCGGACTGAGTTCGATATCGGTGAAGACGCTGCGGGTGCTGGCGCGCGAGCTGAGCGTGTCGGCCGATACGCTGTTGCGCAACGCCGAATGCGACGACACGGCCGCTGGCGACAACGTCGAACGCGCCGGCACGCATCGCATGCTGCGCCTGGACGAAAAAGGCATTGCCAAGGAAGTGGTGACGCCGCCCGCCGCGCGCACCATGGACCTGTGCCGTATCTCCATCGCGCCCGGCGGCTCCACCGGCGACGACCTGTTCGTCACGGACAAGGGCGAGCAGGTGGGCGTGGTCCTGAGCGGCCTGCTGGAGTTGCGCATCGAAGACCGCGTCATGCTGCTGCGCGCGGGCGACAGCTTTTGCTATGCCAGCCGCACGCCGCGCCGCTGGCGCAATCCGGGCGATGTCCGCACGGAAGTGATCTGGGCCATCAGCAATATCGCGGCTGATACGGACGGCGATGCGAACGCACCGCCGCCACGGCCTCGGGAAGGACGGCGCCGGCGAACCTAGCGCCCGTTGACCGAAGGACTTTTCTTCAACGTCAACGGGCCGTGGTCCGCCGCCGCCGGCACGTCAACGTCACGCGATTTCACTTCACGCACAAAAGGACGATCCATGAAGCTCAGATCCATCGCCGCATCCCTGTTCGCCGCGATTTCGCTGGCCGCGGCCGCCACGGCCGGCGCGCAGGCGGTCGTGAAGGTGGGCTCCACGCCCACCGGCAGTCCGTTCACCTTTCTGGATACCAAGACCAACTCCATCGAAGGCGTGATGGTGGACATCATGAAGGCGGTCGGCAAGGAGGCCGGCTTCCAGGTGCAGATCGAACCCATGGCGTTCTCCGCCTTGATCGGTTCGCTGCAATCCAAGCGCATCGACGTGATTTCCGCGGCGATGTTCATCACGCCCGAACGGCAGAAGGTGGTGTCCTTCTCCGATCCCGTCTACACCTATGGCGAAGGCCTGATGGTGCCCAAGAGCGACACCAAGGAATACACCAGCTTCGCCGACATGAAAGGCATGACCGTGGGCGTGCAGGTCGGCACGGCCTTCGTCAAGCCCATCCAGGACAGCGGCGTGTTCAAGGAGGTCAAGCTCTACGACAATCCGCCGGACATGATGCGCGACGTCAACGCGGGCCGCATCCAGGGCGGCTTCATGGATTATCCGATCGCGGCCTACACCATCAACCAGAATGCCAGCGGCGCCTTCAGCAACCTGCGCATGGTCAAGAGCTACAAGCCCGCCGTGACCGGCAGCGTGGGCATCGCCACGCGCAAGGACGATCCCGAATTGCTGAAGAAGATCGATACGGCGCTGAAGAAGCTGAAGGCCGACGGCACGGTCGACGCCATCCTGAAGAAGTGGGGCCTGGCCTGATCCTGGCGCACCCAGGCAACGGGGGATAAAACGATGATGGAATTCTTCCAGGATGCGCGGGAATACCTGCCCATCCTGCTGCAGGGCGCCAAGCTCACCATCCTGGTGACGGTGGGCTCGCTGGCCTTGTCGACCGTGCTGGGCCTGGTCTGGGCCCTGATGCGCGTGTCCGGCATCAAGGCCCTGTCCAGGTTCAGCGCCGGCCTGATCAATGTGCTGCGCGGCATCCCCATCATCGTGCTGCTGTTCTACATCTACTTCGTCATGCCGGATGCCGGCATCGCGCTGACGGCGGTGCAGGCCGCCATCATCGGCCTGGGCATCGCCTACTCCGCCTACCAGGCGGAGAACTTCCGCGCCGGCATCGAGGCCATCGACCGCGGGCAGGTGGAAGCGGCCATGGCGATGGGCATGAGCTGGAGCCTGACCATGCGCCGCGTGGTGCTGCCGCAGGCCGTGCGCATCGTGCTGCCGCCCTACGGCAACATCATGATCATGATGTTGAAGGATTCTTCCCAGGCGTCCACCATCACGGTGGCGGAACTGGCGCTGCAGGGCAAGCTGATCGCCGTGTCGACCTTCAAGAACGCCACGGTATTCACGCTGGTCGCGCTGATGTACCTGGTGATGTGCGTGCCGCTCATCCTGCTGGTGCGCCACCTGGAAAAAAGGAGCGCCGCCAAATGATCGCGATGCGAGGCGTGCACAAGCGGTTCGGCGCCCTGGAGGTATTGAAGGGCATCGACGCCGAAATCAGCAAGGGCGAGGTGGTGTGCATCATCGGCCCGTCGGGCTCGGGCAAGTCGACCATCCTGCGCTGCATCAACGGACTGGAGCGCTACAACCAGGGCGAGATCACCGTCGACGGGCAACGCGTGGATTGCGACGCCGCGTCCATCGTGTCGATCCGCACGCAGGTGTCCATGGTGTTCCAGCGCTTCAACCTGTTCCCGCATCGAACCGCGCTGGAGAATGTCATCGAAGGGCCGATCTACGTCAAGGGCGAACCGCGCGCGCAGGCCA
Encoded proteins:
- a CDS encoding SDR family NAD(P)-dependent oxidoreductase — encoded protein: MNATTSHTASRQRTALVTGASSGIGAIYADRLARRGYDLILAARGEQRLRELADRLQAAHGRKAAVLVADLGQRDGQRRVEALLRDDASIDVLVNNAGFGLVAPFLQADLDRMEAMIDLNVTALTRLAHAAAAAFLARGKGDVINISSIAAINTDVLNGVYSGTKAYVLALSQAMQYELRDKGVRVQAVLPGPTATEFWGVAGMDHAKLPEGWVMSAEDMVDASLAGLDQGEAVTIPSLQDGEDWLRYDAQRQELAQRLAVGKPGPRYGVGR
- a CDS encoding MFS transporter — protein: MFTTAAAGGRNARVLALCQGLYTCAISIDLTLTGLTGYQLAPDKSLATLPFALITVAGAVTTWFASFLLQRWGRRAGFVLGAMTCGAGGLVSVWAVFHANFWLFCAGTAAVGVFQAFAQYYRLAAADAVPNADKSRAISLVLAGGVVAAILGPALANWAKDLFPAVLFAGAYLMVALLGFISAAILWTGYRDGPDPHAASAPASATAGGLASPGTASPAQRPLARIARQPVFVAAIANNVVGSVSMMAVMTAAPLAAVACSHTMDQGAGIIQWHLVGMYAPSFFAGALIARFGLPAVLYAGMALNVISALAAMASTSLDAFYVSLFALGVGWNFMFVGGTTLLARSYRPAERAATQGCAELLRYVATALATLAAGPVLERFGWFTLNAAMLPVVALAAAMTLWWHLKTPRME
- a CDS encoding GlxA family transcriptional regulator, which codes for MTRASLDVPEDALPAQRRLVVMLSYRGANLLDISGPVQAFETANRQAVASGEQRSPPYEIVVASENGGPVLTGAGVAVATEALDALAGRAIDTLIAPGGSPDGQAVAEPALARWIARQASQARRLCSVCTGTFLLAEAGLLQGLRVTTHWRWAGRLQAMYPGLRVDADPIFIQQDNIWTSAGVTAGIDLALALVEADLGHRIALGTARDLVMFIKRPGGQSQFSVPLLAQHESGQPQFAELHAWMAAHLHEDLRVERLAEQAGMAPRTFARAYVAAVGRTPAKTVEGMRFEAACRALEASVAPLKRIAVDTGHGSEQNLRRLFLRRLRVTPQQYRARFAPNHPLHA
- a CDS encoding HPP family protein, producing the protein MFSWFKQGLGAYAPAPVGASRRDKILGALGALLGLSCTEWIARHALGEASPWFIAPMGASAVLAFAAPASPLAQPWSLMVGNVSAALVGVFFSHLIPAPGLAAACSVAAAIAVMFALRCLHPPSGAVALTAVLGGPSIAQLGYGYALYPVAVNSAVLLCIAVVFNGVLKRNYPHRHVQAAPAALNRAATPLGFTGADLDEALRSHDQLLDISREDLADIVLEAERRASLRRFGGLACGQVMLRDAVVVRDDEPLDAALRLLDRHRLAALPVVDGQGHLLGLLAHGDASARTVRLASAPGAPSRASLARDCMRSEVAYATPAMPAIELARPMASGIACVPVVDDARRLVGVIHASQLIDALYQLALASGDSAAGNPAARRALDVAA
- a CDS encoding VOC family protein: MPNPIKHIAFRVEDLDRESAFYENVFGYTHVNTVRRKGKRGDHISRHMTDGYMDLTLIQYESADADEAEFAGPSPCIHHIGMEVDDLDAFIAAIKKNGGEILTEPGHLPVKFRSPGGPVAEVVPRKRWESETLAAGVHGEVLQ
- a CDS encoding GntR family transcriptional regulator; translated protein: MPASAPSYDQPLYEIVRAGIVERLRTGVWTAGDRLPPEPELARLFGVGIGTVRRAVEALVAERLLTRRAGRGTEVARFTDDHAFDLYFNYVDPTGAAIKVTAELLSFARERATARFAALFGIERNGSLAHVENLRRMDGVPVMLDRLWMPLNVFPNLSGDDFAARRGSIYGYYQERYGVSVVRVQEDVTAADADAGVAAAFGLKPGTSVLQVERTAYTFQDKPVEFRRRYVDTRHCAYRNVRGLQD
- a CDS encoding ribonuclease activity regulator RraA — its product is MTTQAAPLDGSIVQALTHITTATLTTVLLKKGLRNVWIRGAAPLRSDSPRIVGRAFTLRFVPAREDLATPASWASPISTRAAIEAMPDGGIAVVDALGVTDAGIFGDILCARMRKRGVAALVTDGVVRDLAGVLGTQLPVWCRGAAAPPSVAGLTFVGWQEPISCGGVAVFPNDVIVLDADGAVLIPAALLEEVVQAAVEQEQQEAWIMEQVEGGAQLPGLYPPNAENQARYQAWRAQRRDRP
- a CDS encoding PsiF family protein, whose amino-acid sequence is MLFRHRTLIMAAMAASLAASVSIAQTTAPAKTPTPQQERMAKCSAANKGKTGDTYKSAMSACLKGEQPAATLTPQQQKMKDCNAQASKQALKGDQRKTFMSTCLKG
- a CDS encoding helix-turn-helix domain-containing protein — encoded protein: MALSTAARKPTPAPDARAAIRPRAVRQGHSLVDLWLGEQLRQLRKDQGRSLADVAAACGMSLGLLSQIERGLSSISVKTLRVLARELSVSADTLLRNAECDDTAAGDNVERAGTHRMLRLDEKGIAKEVVTPPAARTMDLCRISIAPGGSTGDDLFVTDKGEQVGVVLSGLLELRIEDRVMLLRAGDSFCYASRTPRRWRNPGDVRTEVIWAISNIAADTDGDANAPPPRPREGRRRRT
- a CDS encoding ABC transporter substrate-binding protein — encoded protein: MKLRSIAASLFAAISLAAAATAGAQAVVKVGSTPTGSPFTFLDTKTNSIEGVMVDIMKAVGKEAGFQVQIEPMAFSALIGSLQSKRIDVISAAMFITPERQKVVSFSDPVYTYGEGLMVPKSDTKEYTSFADMKGMTVGVQVGTAFVKPIQDSGVFKEVKLYDNPPDMMRDVNAGRIQGGFMDYPIAAYTINQNASGAFSNLRMVKSYKPAVTGSVGIATRKDDPELLKKIDTALKKLKADGTVDAILKKWGLA
- a CDS encoding amino acid ABC transporter permease, which codes for MMEFFQDAREYLPILLQGAKLTILVTVGSLALSTVLGLVWALMRVSGIKALSRFSAGLINVLRGIPIIVLLFYIYFVMPDAGIALTAVQAAIIGLGIAYSAYQAENFRAGIEAIDRGQVEAAMAMGMSWSLTMRRVVLPQAVRIVLPPYGNIMIMMLKDSSQASTITVAELALQGKLIAVSTFKNATVFTLVALMYLVMCVPLILLVRHLEKRSAAK